A stretch of DNA from Salvelinus sp. IW2-2015 linkage group LG20, ASM291031v2, whole genome shotgun sequence:
ttgcagcggaagggactgggagactagtcaggatcaagggaaagatgaacggagcaaagtacagagatccttgatggaaacctgctccagagcSctcaggacctcagactgggacgaaggttcaccttccaacaggacgtcaacgcaggattggctttgggaaaagtctcaatgtccttgagtggcccagccagagctcaaacatctctggagaaacctgtgaatagctgtgcagcgacgctcccaacctgacagagcttgaggggatctacagagaagaataggagaaagtccccaaatacaggtgtgccaagcttgtagtgtcatacccaagaagactcggggctgtaatcgctgccaaaggtgcttcaacaacgtaccgagtaaagggtctgaatacttatgtaaattagatattgaagaaaaaaaatactttttttactttgtcattttggggtattgtgtgtagatttgaggaaAAACATGAATTTAATACTGGATCTACTGAttttgcatttctccttttctccctaCTCTACTCTCCTCAATCCACTtctttctctcaccctttctATCTTCCCTTCCACTCATCTTCCCCCAGCTCTTCTCCATCGTGATCTTTGGCTGTATAGCCAACGAGGGCTATGTGAACCGGCCTGACGAGATTGAGGAGTTCTGCATCTTCAACAGGAACCAGAATGCCTGTAACTACGCCGTGGGGATGGGCACCCTAGCTTTCCTAAGTTGTGCTGCCTTCCTGGCCCTGGATGTCTACTTCCCCCAGATCAGCAGCGTCAAGGACCGCAAGAAGGCTGTGCTTGCTGACATCGGAGTGTCTGGTAAGATCTGGGGTGTAGTTTCCCCTAGGCACCGATCTATGAACAGCTTCTCCTCCCccaagcctaaccttaaccattactaTGGTAAATGCAAAACTGAACACAGATCAGTATCTAGGGACAACTTCACCCCACACAGGAATGATGTCGTTTTGGGTTGTTGGTGTGGGTCTACACTATCTTTGACTGGGGGATGGTGGAGGTTATTGTGTGTTCGTTAACAGCAAAGACGGGTTGTTTTAGTTGAAGTTGGTCATGATAagagtttggtgtgtgtttggaggCACGTTGTTTTTCTGGGGGCTCTGTGGAGATTCAGTTcaggggtggggagggggatgTGGCCTTTGTCTTTAGCCTTTCTAAACTCTTAGGAAACACTGATCAATACATGGACATTGATAAAGGTCTTGTTTCTTCAATAGCCATTAGGTGTGCTGGGCCCTGTATGTATAATCCCTCCTTTCCTTGATGCAATCACTCCGACGTGACTGGATTGGCGTAGAAGCAAGCTCTTCACTGCATTGCTCTCACAAATGTATATTATATCAGGTtggtgattacttcaaggaaagGATTAAGGAAGGATGCATATTAATAGTATTGGAACAGAGCCCTGGAATTTGAATCACCGCTCTAGGGCATTGGCAGACTTGAGGACTGTAGGTGCCATTTTGAATGTGCACAGGTGCCCCCCTCTGGTTAGTTGTGGTGTGACTGATATACCCTAACATACTCGTTATGAACTTAGAGGCTCGGTTTTGATTACTGTGAGGCTTGTAAAATGGTTGCAAAATATGTTGTGTATCAGTAGTTGATCTAATGTTTTATTTTGTCGCATGACCAGTCTGTTATTGGCATGACATTTGTAATCTGGTATTACTGAGTATGTTACATTTTAAGAGCAGATttgttttctttagttttaccACCCATAGTATTAATGGTTTCTGTTTTGTAATTCtccctttttttcttctctttctctctctctctctctctctctctctctccccccatccttCCTGTAGCATTCTGGTCATTTGTCTGGTTTGTGGGGTTCTGTTTCCTGGCCAACCAGTGGCAGGTTGCCAAGGAGGAGGACAACCCTTTGAGGGAGGGCGCGGACGCAGCCCGAGCCGCCATTACCTTCGCCTTCTTCTCCATCTTCACCTGGGTACGTACAGTACAACAGCCCACCATTTCATTAACCTTCCTGCCTGGCGTAATGGCCATTTGTGCGTCTACAATATAGAAAAGATGATGTATATTACacaaaatgtattcatatcacatTTTTCCATCAGTGCCCCTTCAAATAAATTGGTTACATAACAACTCTGCCTTCTTCATCAGGCTCTAATTCTGCTCTGTCTGAAGCTTGGTCCTAACATTCTGCCCCTCTTTGTCAGTCTTAACTTACCTCTGTTTAACACTGCTTTTCTTCATCTTTAGAAGTGTCTACTGTCTTCTGTTTTTCTGCAGTTTTGTAACCTGGATCTAAACGTTCTCTCCTTATTTTATCTTCTCCTTTTGGGTCTGTTTCGATTCATCTTTTTCTCCATTTTAATCTTTGTCTATGCTATATTGTTGTCTACAATAACACCTAATCTCTGTTTTAGCTAGATCTGGACAAAGTTTCTCCCTCTTTGCCAATTGAATCTTTGCTTCTGTCTTTTTAGAAAAAGCTTAATGTTTTTGTTATAAAATGTTACTTTATGGAAGGATTGTATCTGGTGAATATTGGGGTCATCCTCACCACCCTTTCTACCATAACTGTCCACTGACCCAGTCCCTGacatacctgtctgtctctctctagggtGCTCTGACACTGCTGTCGCTGGAGAGGATAAAGAGAGTGTCGTTCGAAGAAGAGTACAACAAGCTGTTCATTCCACAGCCCACACCACCACTAGCCTAATGATAGATATCCTGACCCTCATCCTTAACATTATTTCCCCTCACACCAACTTCCCTTCCAGGCTGTCTGAACGATGTCCTCCTTAGATGGCCAAACACAGTGAAGGAGTACCTTGTATTTGTTTACTATGATTGGCTAGTGTTTACAGCTAGGACATGCTTGCTGGATTCAGATTGCACTTCCAAAGTGGCTTGATATTAAACCATTGCCGGAAATGAGTGTCTTTGTGGTGTTAAAACAGTGGTACTGTTGGCATATCAGGTTCTCATTGCCTGGCATAGTAATCCACCATTTTATCTATGTTTACCTTTGCTGGTTGTCTCAATTTATTTTTATGGAAAGTATTATTTTGTtaagaactttttggtaaaatcaTTTGATTTCATGGTACCATTCAAATTAGATTGAACATTTTCTGTTGTAGCCACTTTGCATgtttggggtcaattcaggaAATTATTAGAAAGTGACAAATACTTAGAGTTCATACCAGTTTGACCCCAGACCTTGTTAGATTGTTTCTTAGATATGTAGTAATTGTATTGTTAATTTTTCACATTGTATTTCAATGCCAAAACTGCAAATCTGTGAAGGAAAAGCCTAGCTATGAACTCTGTTCACCTCCTCTCCCTAATCTAGCCTTATGCTCCCCCATACACACATGCCACAGCTGTAGCTAACTACTACAGCTTAATGACGTGCCTTTAGTGTTACCTGGTCTAGCTGGCTGCAACCACTGTGACTCTTCGtctgttattttgtattatgaGTTAGGATTcaaatcagattttttaaattttgtttgGGTATTTTTGCTTTGTATATGACACTGGGATAATTTGTGAATGTTTGTGttgaaaagagaaaacaaagacGGTGCCTGATCAGGTGAAAGGTTACACACTTCATTCCAAGACCACTGACTGTAATCTGTTTTGACACTCCCCACTTAAAGCCGACTAACGGAATAATCCTCCCGCTCTAacattttctctcttccttccttccttccttcctccatttctttttctctctcgttaTCCCACCATTCTTATCATCTAACTACCATTCATCCTCCTAATCTTACTTCATACCTTTTTAATCAATGGCATGCTACCTGACATACCCCCCTCCCCAACTATCATTGGTTGAGTCTATCGTGTCATCTCATTCTGCCCATCTGTCATATTCAAATCCCACCCACACATCCCCATGTCTCCACCTTTCCTGTTTATCCCACCTACCCACATATTGTTTTGCTTTTGCTTTCATGTTGTTTCCCATCCCCTTTCCAATCGCTCGCTGCCCCCTATGGTCTGtgctccctcttcccttctccacGCATACATTATTTTGCTATCGCCTCTATACTATTGCCCATTCCCTTTTCAATTGCTTGCCCGCCCCATAACACCCTCTCTGCTCTGAAGGCGGTGCAGGCCTTCCTGGGCTTTCAGAAGTACAAGCTGGGGGCTGACTCGKCCCTCTTCTCCCAGGAGTATGTTGACCCTACCGCCGACCCCAACGCTGCGGCCCCCATGGGCACTGACTACACGGGCTACACCGCCGACACTGACCCCGCGGCCAGCACAGAGCTAGCCTTTGACGGCTCCACTGGCTACCAGGGCCAGGAGTACTGAGCCAGAGGGCCAAGGGAGTAGAAGGCCCAGGGAGGGGTATTCAGCATTAGGGGTGGTTTGTGGTTTATGGGACATGGGGTGGCTTTAAAAGTAgccagtcccagatctgtttgtgttaggtgtgataatgaaatacagagccttcagaaactattcaaacCCTTTGWctttttccacattttgttgtgttacagcctaaatttcaaattgattaaattgagattgtgtcactggccgacacacaatagcccataatgtcaaagtagaattatgtttttagaaatgtttacatatttaaaaaaaataataataattaaagctgaaatgtcttgagtcaacatgtattcaaccatttttttttaatggcaagcctaaataagttcaggagtaaacatttgcttagtttgagcatggggaagttattGATTAGACTTTgcatgttgtatcaatacacccagtcacttcaaAGACACAGGCATCTTCCTAACTCAAGGAATCCACTcagatttcaccacgaggccaatggtgactttaaaacagttagagtttaatggcagtgataggggagaactgagaatggatcaacaacattgtagtcactctataatactaacctaaatgatagagtgaaaagGAGGCCTGTATAGAATTAAAAtattcctgtttgcaataaggcactaaagtaaaacctgcaaaaaatgtgacaaagaaattaactttatgtcctgaatagaaagtgttatgtttggggtaaatccaacacaaaaTAGCACTGACCACCAcattattcatat
This window harbors:
- the LOC111980183 gene encoding synaptogyrin-1-like isoform X1, which gives rise to MEGVMQGMQAYGAGKAGGAFEPLTFFQQPQTILRLVCWLFSIVIFGCIANEGYVNRPDEIEEFCIFNRNQNACNYAVGMGTLAFLSCAAFLALDVYFPQISSVKDRKKAVLADIGVSAFWSFVWFVGFCFLANQWQVAKEEDNPLREGADAARAAITFAFFSIFTWAVQAFLGFQKYKLGADSXLFSQEYVDPTADPNAAAPMGTDYTGYTADTDPAASTELAFDGSTGYQGQEY
- the LOC111980183 gene encoding synaptogyrin-1-like isoform X2, with the protein product MEGVMQGMQAYGAGKAGGAFEPLTFFQQPQTILRLVCWLFSIVIFGCIANEGYVNRPDEIEEFCIFNRNQNACNYAVGMGTLAFLSCAAFLALDVYFPQISSVKDRKKAVLADIGVSAFWSFVWFVGFCFLANQWQVAKEEDNPLREGADAARAAITFAFFSIFTWGALTLLSLERIKRVSFEEEYNKLFIPQPTPPLA